The genomic interval GTGTGGCCGCGGGTGCCGCCGCGTGCGCTGGGCTGTCTGCCCTTGCTCCGGGCGCTTCGGCGACAGGGGCTCGGTTGGGGACGTTGCTCGATTACGCGGGGGCCGTGCCGTCAGCCGATGCCATTCGGGAGGCGGGGCATGTGGGGGTGATTCGATACGTGTCCGATCGGCGGCCGGGGGCGGAGTGGATGGCGGGAAAACCGCTGCTGGCCGGGGAGGTCGAGGCGTTGCGGGCGGCGGGGCTTTCGGTTGTGTCCTGCTATCAGTACGGCAAAGGGCCGACGGCGGATTGGCGCGGTGGGCTGGAGGCGGGTAAGCGGCATGCCGAGCGCGGGCTGGCGCTGCACAGTGCGGCGGGTGGACCCGAGGGCGTGCCCATCTATGCCTCCATCGACGACAATCCGTCCGCGGCCGACTTCGCCACCATGATCGCGCCCTACCTGGCGGGCTGGCGGTCGGTGCTCGGCAACGGGAACGTGGGGGTGTACGCCAACGCGCCCACGATCGAGCTGGCTCGCGCGGCGGGCCTCGGTTCGTGGTTCTGGCAACACGATTGGGGGACACCGGAGGGGGTCGTGCATCCCGCCGCCAATCTGCACCAGTTCGAGATCGACGAGCGTTCGGTGGGTGGCGTGGGTGTCGACGTCAATGCCATCCTCACCCCGCAGTACGGCCAGTGGTGGTGACTACGTCTGGCAGTGGCAGGTGGGGTCCTCGCACAGGTCCGGTTCGTCGGCGACGACCGTGAGCGCGGGGCGGGCCTCGGGTGCCTCGCGCACGCCCATCCAGGAGAACAGCGACCACCGGGACAGGCCGGAGAACGCCGAGCCCAGACTGAAGAACGAACCGATCGACCCGACCGACAGCACCGAGCCCACACTGCCGACCGACAGGATCGAATAGGCCGAGCCGATCGACAGGATCGAGCCCTCGGAGCGGATCGACAGGATGGACCGGTTCGACCGGGTGGACAGCACCGATCTGAACGAGCGCCGGGACATCACCGACTTGCCGGAGCGGGATACCGCCCGGGTGGAACCTGTGGATCGTTCGAGCTGATCGACAGTCGCCATGAATAGCGGTCTACCACAGCCGATGAACCACTGCCCGGCTATTGGGCAGGAAAGGCCCGGAGTGTCACATTGGTGACGGCTCCGGACGGCGGGACCTACCGCTGCGCCTGAGCGGCCGGTGCGGTCTGCGGGACCACGAAGAAGCCCAGCGTCGGCAGGAACGAACAGGTGATCGGCGCCTCGTCCGCGGCGGGCTGCGTCGTCAGCGAGCCCGCGACCACCGCGATCACCCGGCCGGGGCCCGTGTCGGCGATGGCGGACAGGGTGGCCGGGCCGTCGGGGTTGATGTGCGCCTCGTCGGTCAGCGGCTGGGTGGCCGTGCGCCGGGTGTCGAGGTTCAGCCACTGCACCGTCATCGGCGGGTTCTGCTGCGGCGTCAGGCCTTTGGTGCCCAGCGCGGTGAACACGAAGCCGGTCTGCCCGGCGGCCGGTCCGGGCGGGGGCAGTTCGGCGGGGCCGGGGACGGCCAGCGCGGTGCCGACCGAATCGGCGCCGGGGCCGATGCAGCCCTTGCCGATGGTCGGGTAGAGGAACTGGGCGATGGCCGGGCCGTTCTCCGGAATGTCGGGGCCGCCACCGCCGCTGCCGTCGAGGAACTTGATGATGGCCTGCAGCGCCTGCTTCACCTGCGGCGGCAGGTTGGCCGAGTTCAGGATCTGCTGGGCCTGGTCGAGGATGCCCTGCTGGGCGGGTGCGGCGATATCGCCCGCGGTCGCGGCGGCGCCGACGATGGCGGGAGCCAGGTTGGCGATCGCGTCGACCGGCACACCCTCGGGGATCAGCGGTACGGCGGCCGGTGCGTCCTGCTTCGGCGCCGGAGCGGCGACAGCGGTCGACGCGGCGACAGTGGCACCGGCCGCGAGGGCCAGCGCGGACATTGCGAACCGCGATCCTCTGTTGCGAAGCACTGGTGTAGCCGTCCTTACCTCGGGTACTTCATCCGGCGATGCGGCCGCATCGCTTGCGTCACTTTAGGGATAGAGCAGCCGTGTTGTACAGCCGTGGTGCGATCTCACAGGCAGCGGGCATCGGGTGCGCGCCGTGCACGGACGATAACTCCGCGTGGCTGCGGGAGCGACGTGCCACGCCGGTACCCTTGTCCCGGCCTGCCAACCGAACCGAAAGTCTGCGTGCCGTGAACCGACACCCCCGCCGGATCGCTCTCGCCGCGCTGATCCTGTCGGTCCTGGCCCGCATGTTGTGGATGCTGTTGGCGCCCAACGGAATGAACCTCGTCGACCTGCACGTCTACGTCGACGGCGCGGCGAGCCTGGGCAGCGGCCACCTATTCGACTACACCTACGCGGAGAAGACGCCCGACTTCCCGCTGCCGTTCACCTATCCGCCGTTCGCGGCCGTGGTGTTCTATCCGCTGCATTTCCTGCCGTTCACGCTGGTCGCGGTGGCCTGGTTGCTGCTGATCGCGGCGGCGCTGTACGCGGTGGTGCGGATCAGCTTCGCGATGCTGCTCGGCGCGGCGGCGCGGGAGAGCCGCTGGCGCACGGCCGCGATCGGCTGGACCGCGGTGGGACTGTGGCTGGAACCGACCCGGACCACCATGGACTACGGGCAGGTCAACGTGTTCCTGGTGCTGGCCGGGATGGCCGCCGCCTACTACACGGCCTGGTGGCTGTCCGGCCTGCTGGTCGGGGTCGCGGCCGGGGTGAAGCTGACGCCCGCGGTCACCGGGCTGTATTTCCTCACCCAGCGGCGGTGGGCGAGCGCCGTGTGGGCGGCGGTGGTGTTCGCGGCGACGATCGGGGTGAGTTTCGCGATCTCGCCGGGGGAGACGCGCACCTACTTCGGCCCGCTCATCGGTGACGCGAACCGGATCGGCCCGGTCGGCTCGGTGTGGAACCAGTCGCTGCGCGGCGCACTGACCCGCATCCTCGGCTACGACGCGGGCGCGCCCTGGCATATCGGCGGGCATCGGGTGCCGTTCGGGCCGTGGTGGCTCGGCGGGGTGGTCGTGCTGGCGGTGCTGGCCTTGTTCGCCTGGCGCGCACTGGAATTCGGCGATCGGCTGGGCGCGCTGCTGGTGGTGCAGTTGTTCGGGCTGCTGGTGTCGCCGATCTCCTGGTCACATCACTGGGTGTGGCTGCTGCCGGTGGTGCTGTGGCTGCTGTACGGGCCGCTGCGCGAGGTCGCGGGCGCGCGGATCCTCGCGGGCTACTGGCTGGTGACCACGCTGATCGGACTGCCCTGGGTGCTGTCGTTCGCCCAGCCGACCATCTGGACCATCTCCCGGCCCGGCATCCTGTCCTGGCTCGGTGCGGTCGACGTGATCGGCGTGGTCGTGTTCTATCTCTGGCTGATCCGGGCCGGGCGGCGGCGCGGGCTCAACTCTCCTGCGCCAGCCGATCGATCGCGCGTGCCAGTTCCACATCCAGGCGGGTGAGCCCGCCCTCGGAGTGCGTCGACAGCGTGAAGGTGACGCGGCGCCAGCGGATATCGATGTCGGGGTGGTGGTTGGCCGACTCGGCCTCGGCGGCCACCCGGCGCACCAGCTCGATTCCCGCTAGGAACGACGGCGCCTCGACGGTGCGGGCGATGCTGTTTCCGGTGTGGGTCCAGTCCGGCAGTTCCTCGAGCGCGGTCCGGATCTCGTCCTCGGACAGTAGTGGGGTGCTCATACCCCGGTTCTACCCGCCGAGCTAGGCCGCACGCGCCTGCTTCAGGTACTTCTTCAGGTCTTTGCCGCAGATCCCGGCGGATTCGGCCTTCTTCATCCGCATGATCACGACCGGGCATTTCACGCAGCG from Nocardia wallacei carries:
- a CDS encoding DUF1906 domain-containing protein yields the protein MRSVPMSRRALFGVAAGAAACAGLSALAPGASATGARLGTLLDYAGAVPSADAIREAGHVGVIRYVSDRRPGAEWMAGKPLLAGEVEALRAAGLSVVSCYQYGKGPTADWRGGLEAGKRHAERGLALHSAAGGPEGVPIYASIDDNPSAADFATMIAPYLAGWRSVLGNGNVGVYANAPTIELARAAGLGSWFWQHDWGTPEGVVHPAANLHQFEIDERSVGGVGVDVNAILTPQYGQWW
- a CDS encoding mannosyltransferase yields the protein MRAVNRHPRRIALAALILSVLARMLWMLLAPNGMNLVDLHVYVDGAASLGSGHLFDYTYAEKTPDFPLPFTYPPFAAVVFYPLHFLPFTLVAVAWLLLIAAALYAVVRISFAMLLGAAARESRWRTAAIGWTAVGLWLEPTRTTMDYGQVNVFLVLAGMAAAYYTAWWLSGLLVGVAAGVKLTPAVTGLYFLTQRRWASAVWAAVVFAATIGVSFAISPGETRTYFGPLIGDANRIGPVGSVWNQSLRGALTRILGYDAGAPWHIGGHRVPFGPWWLGGVVVLAVLALFAWRALEFGDRLGALLVVQLFGLLVSPISWSHHWVWLLPVVLWLLYGPLREVAGARILAGYWLVTTLIGLPWVLSFAQPTIWTISRPGILSWLGAVDVIGVVVFYLWLIRAGRRRGLNSPAPADRSRVPVPHPGG
- a CDS encoding 4a-hydroxytetrahydrobiopterin dehydratase; the encoded protein is MSTPLLSEDEIRTALEELPDWTHTGNSIARTVEAPSFLAGIELVRRVAAEAESANHHPDIDIRWRRVTFTLSTHSEGGLTRLDVELARAIDRLAQES